One part of the Anopheles coustani chromosome 2, idAnoCousDA_361_x.2, whole genome shotgun sequence genome encodes these proteins:
- the LOC131262741 gene encoding mitochondrial basic amino acids transporter, which translates to MALDFAAGCLGGCAGVLVGFPFDTVKVHLQTQNHKNPLYRGTYDCFRKIVVREGIHGLYRGMSSPMAGVAVVNAIVFGVYGNIQRRTSDPNSLMSHFAAGTAAGLAQSFVCSPMELVKTRLQLQDNLPKAAQRFSGPLDCTRHIWRREGFRGIFRGLGITAARDMPGFSSYFVAYEYMVRAVANPSPFVILMAGGLAGTFSWLVTFPMDVVKSRLQADGISGKPQYSGLVDCVKKSYAAEGLSFLSRGLASTLLRAFPMNAVCFLVVSYTMKFFDDPSVVELGATTSIEPHQLLIASVQQQQSHQQQPLVSSGHSVTMPSGHKRTSDHHLDLQHIKQNTYRFLRSLGAFSEAVCCAEMGELTDDLYDHVPEERTRYYAKLNEYLLTNDEEDTSNRYPFLGD; encoded by the exons ATGGCTTTGGACTTTGCTGCCGGTTGCTTAGGCG GTTGCGCCGGTGTTCTGGTCGGGTTCCCGTTCGACACGGTTAAGGTGCACCTGCAAACGCAAAACCACAAAAATCCACTGTACCGCGGTACCTACGACTGCTTCCGGAAGATCGTCGTCCGCGAGGGTATCCATGGGCTGTACCGGGGCATGTCTAGCCCGATGGCGGGCGTCGCCGTGGTGAACGCGATCGTGTTCGGTGTGTACGGTAACATCCAGCGGCGTACGTCCGATCCGAACTCGTTGATGTCACACTTCGCCGCCGGAACGGCCGCTGGATTGGCGCAAAGTTTCGTCTGCTCACCGATGGAACTGGTCAAAACGAGACTGCAGCTGCAGGATAACCTTCCGAAGGCGGCACAGCGGTTCAGTGGACCGCTGGACTGTACCCGGCATATCTGGCGCCGGGAAGGCTTTCGAGGGATCTTCCGAGGGTTGGGCATAACAGCAGCTCGGGATATGCCAG GGTTCTCCAGCTACTTCGTGGCCTACGAGTACATGGTGCGGGCGGTGGCAAACCCTTCGCCGTTTGTCATCCTCATGGCCGGTGGACTGGCAGGAACCTTCTCCTGGTTGGTGACGTTCCCTATGGATGTCGTGAAGTCTCGCCTCCAGGCGGATGGAATTTCCGGCAAGCCGCAGTACAGCGGGTTGGTTGACTGTGTCAAGAAAAGTTACGCCGCCGAGGGCCTATCATTCTTGTCGCGTGGTCTCGCCTCCACCCTCCTACGTGCCTTCCCTATGAACGCCGTTTGTTTCCTTGTTGTCTCCTACACGATGAAGTTCTTCGACGATCCGAGCGTAGTCGAACTCGGGGCCACGACATCCATCGAGCCACATCAGCTGCTAATCGCTTCcgtacagcagcagcagtcgcatCAGCAACAACCTCTCGTTTCGTCCGGACACTCCGTGACGATGCCCTCCGGTCACAAGCGAACATCCGACCATCACCTAGACCTGCAGCACATCAAACAGAACACCTACCGGTTTCTGCGCTCCCTCGGTGCGTTCAGTGAAGCGGTCTGCTGCGCCGAAATGGGTGAACTAACGGACGACCTGTACGATCATGTGCCGGAAGAACGGACTCGGTACTACGCCAAGCTGAACGAATATCTGCTCACCAACGACGAGGAAGACACCAGCAATCGGTACCCGTTCTTAGGCGACTAA
- the LOC131266906 gene encoding protein expanded: protein MRAFCTVSAPLEVCAPPSRPLPPGTRFLALKLLGTPQPRTLYFLVEAKSRVREVYAQTCHHFSKQGMLDTELFGLAVLIDGEYLFADPESKLSKYGPKSWRSSHTHGLDANGKPLLELHFRVQFYIESPLMLRDEVSRHNYYLQLKYNAVNRELPKECSEQSLLLLSGLSLQADLGDSVPDDGTGSSSTSTAAASASTSAVSVQPQSQVPPAAATPAAASCSTSATAPSISSGNSSNSSSSSSSSSSSSSSTTSGNTNTSKSSTATSTSTSSPNPSAVGSSSSASCASSVATNTTAATATNASQTGATPNATASGSTGGAEYFRADEYLNPALRSAWGVAAASTCHRENRGLSRADAETHYIREACNLNEAINAHIFRMRQTKHETGLGSVTLSIYAKGIRIATDGGSSSAATTFHWPHIGKLSFDRKKFAICSGDSKITLYSTNDDKNKMILALCRETHQFSMKIAPRLTEAIKREEEESSCIHGYPYLYSRALNLPYKSKSDQRISVISSTSSNTTSGIVSDRVHSEDELEIMINTPPTATLAAPSTESLALAHLLDCPSVSRQTSSVGQVSLKDLEGTLAALSVAGGRGAGTAAGSGAGPVRSASVGSDSGSVAETKPSESRKECESSPSSQHNIGSQCSSTCSTVVVATDCLSLPPGSSTTTSTTTTVSNHGAPIPSPERRQTSTCSSLVLGFSHTAQNSTLSVATSTCLDHDINEEEEETHSGVYTIAHVPPTETSGVYTMNSSEMTGQSSEIAESESHESSHYGCFQPCQSEMADPLEPVDSVDGDFRPRLDSGLNSEFRMRSDSNVSAAGSFRGDGSDPTDNKHSLLSAEELTDLIVGRGTYPSRKTVSHTLDSDCDYVTLPLPLEGESYLQGSEDTAPTEDEFDDDEVLPPAPPKRIDSNMAAQAKGQQLQQQQQQQQQQDSPPPPPPPYNAHHETTGLRGPDIRSSVADPEAPAIPLRDPPPYPQKPITMRTTPVAPISAAPVSEEVPARFITTRPQINILKAHASVVGETPKPSFAAPTVNNIGNLSQAAPPPVPGPPQPKPTPVAAPPPPPSGIGMPYNLHPNHKAITSPPPPYTEMPKPPQHRTACVLLPVIKPRQYHPPPPPTMPRQPPPPPPPHLQATVYTSQLARSQIELFQRQMFSDVDYVIYPIQDPSISQQEYLDAKQGSILAAMAQSPPPPPYLAYHTVRAHNRSWDACKNHAIYRSTPYLSMALSSNSRYASTQNLSDTYVQLPGAYSPLYSPSVASLCSSYDPPPPPPLRPRPLASSKASGSIPSNGHGVPLAAGSPALFARSRSDDNILNSVESTPKIRRHPPPPPPPPYESKKAIRKPPLPLPLPTQAPPPPTPAHTAGMLAMKPPAAIPPPSQTSFINPERPPEVPAKPTPPKPSGPSAKLQAQMKKQYPDFDLSTLTGSSSSAAATDRTSIDIKTLREKSKHLDLPLISALMHDQSLLKQTRAFVMPKHPKQTNGNGARLANGTAGSNGPSATVTSAATMNGDSTPCVPNGGSGGVGGGSPPGANQPGNNNNNNSQSPKAKYPVSGLSTTQLAKPRKTSASHRHPNDKLPPLPGQTGPTAEGNNYVMDPTPTPIKQKSFSSSQPSA from the exons CTTCCTAGTCGAAGCAAAAAGTCGCGTACGCGAAGTGTACGCACAAACATGCCATCACTTCTCGAAGCAAGGCATGCTGGACACGGAGCTGTTCGGTCTGGCCGTACTAATAG ATGGCGAGTACCTGTTCGCCGATCCCGAGAGCAAACTGTCCAAGTATGGGCCCAAAAGCTGGCGTTCCTCGCACACTCAT GGCCTGGACGCCAACGGGAAGCCTCTCCTGGAGCTACACTTTCGCGTGCAGTTCTACATCGAGAGCCCGCtcatgctgcgagatgaggtCTCGCGGCACAACTACTATCTGCAGCTCAAGTACAACGCGGTCAACCGGGAGCTGCCGAAGGAGTGCTCCGAGCAGAGTCTGCTCCTGCTCTCCGGCCTGTCGCTCCAGGCGGACCTCGGTGACAGCGTGCCGGACGATGGAACCGGCTCCTCCTCCACGTCGACTGCGGCAGCCTCAGCCTCCACATCGGCCGTCAGTGTGCAGCCGCAGTCACAGGTACCACCGGCGGCGGCAACACCTGCGGCAGCTTCATGTTCCACGTCGGCGACCGCTCCGTCGATAAGTTCCGGCaatagcagcaacagcagcagcagcagcagtagtagcagcagtagtagcagcagcacgaCCAGTGgaaacaccaacaccagcaaaaGTAGTACCGCCACCTCGACATCCACCTCGTCGCCGAACCCGTCGGCCGTCGGGTCATCTTCATCAGCGTCCTGTGCGTCGTCGGtagccaccaacaccaccgccGCGACGGCCACAAACGCCAGCCAAACCGGTGCCACACCAAACGCCACTGCTTCCGGCTCCACCGGAGGTGCGGAGTACTTCCGGGCGGATGAGTACCTCAACCCAGCGCTCCGGTCGGCGTGGGGCGTTGCGGCGGCAAGTACGTGCCACCGGGAGAACCGTGGCCTGTCCCGGGCCGACGCAGAAACGCACTACATCCGGGAGGCGTGCAACCTGAACGAGGCGATCAACGCGCACATCTTCCGGATGCGGCAAACGAAGCACGAAACCGGGCTCGGCTCGGTCACGCTCAGTATCTACGCCAAGGGTATACGGATCGCGACGGACGGCGGTAGCAGCTCGGCGGCGACCACCTTCCACTGGCCGCACATCGGCAAGCTGAGCTTCGATCGGAAGAAGTTCGCCATATGCTCGGGCGACAGCAAGATCACGCTCTACTCGACCAACGACGACAAGAACAAGATGATACTGGCGTTGTGCCGCGAGACGCACCAGTTTTCGATGAAGATCGCGCCCCGCCTGACGGAGGCGATCAAgcgcgaggaggaggagagcaGCTGCATCCACGGGTACCCGTATCTGTACTCGCGCGCCCTCAACCTGCCGTACAAGAGCAAGAGCGATCAGCGCATCTCGGTGATCTCGAGCACCAGCTCCAACACCACGTCGGGGATCGTGAGCGACCGGGTGCACTCGGAGGACGAGCTGGAGATCATGATCAACACACCGCCGACCGCCACGCTCGCCGCACCGTCCACCGAGAGCCTCGCGTTGGCCCATCTGCTCGACTGTCCCAGTGTCTCCCGGCAGACGTCGTCCGTCGGGCAGGTGTCCCTCAAGGATCTCGAGGGAACGCTCGCGGCTCTATCGGTCGCTGGCGGGCGGGGAGCGGGGACGGCGGCCGGTTCTGGTGCGGGCCCCGTCCGCTCGGCCAGCGTTGGAAGTGACAGTGGAAGCGTGGCGGAGACGAAACCATCCGAAAGCCGGAAGGAATGCGAATCCTCACCATCGTCGCAGCACAACATCGGCTCGCAGTGTTCGTCCACCTGCTCGACGGTAGTGGTCGCTACCGATTGTCTCAGCCTGCCGCCGGGAAGCtcgaccaccaccagcacaacGACCACCGTGAGCAACCATGGCGCTCCGATTCCGAGTCCGGAGCGGCGTCAAACGTCCACCTGCAGCAGCTTGGTGCTCGGCTTCAGTCACACGGCCCAGAACAGTACGCTGAGTGTGGCGACCAGCACCTGCCTCGATCATGACATcaacgaggaggaggaagagacACACTCCGGGGTGTACACGATCGCGCACGTACCGCCGACAGAGACGAGTGGCGTGTACACAATGAACAGCAGCGAGATGACGGGCCAATCGTCGGAGATCGCCGAGTCGGAGTCACACGAGAGCTCCCACTATGGCTGCTTCCAGCCGTGTCAGAGCGAAATGGCAGATCCGCTAGAGCCGGTCGACTCGGTCGATGGAGACTTTCGGCCCCGGCTTGACAGTGGGCTGAACAGTGAGTTTCGGATGCGCTCCGACTCGAACGTCAGTGCTGCCGGATCCTTCCGCGGGGACGGCAGTGACCCGACGGACAATAAGCACTCGCTGCTCAGTGCGGAGGAGCTAACGGACCTGATCGTCGGCCGTGGTACGTATCCCTCGCGTAAAACCGTCAGCCACACACTCGACTCCGATTGCGACTACGTGACACTGCCGCTTCCGCTGGAGGGGGAAAGCTACCTGCAGGGCAGCGAAGACACGGCCCCAACGGAGGATGAGTTCGACGATGACGAGGTGCTTCCGCCGGCACCGCCGAAGCGGATCGACAGCAACATGGCGGCG CAGGCGAAGGgtcagcagctgcagcagcaacagcagcaacaacaacagcaagattccccaccaccaccacctccaccgtaCAATGCGCACCACGAGACGACGGGACTGCGTGGACCAGACATTCGGAGTTCCGTCGCCGATCCGGAAGCCCCGGCGATCCCACTGCGCGATCCACCTCCATACCCGCAGAAGCCGATCACCATGCGTACGACTCCGGTGGCGCCGATTTCGGCCGCTCCCGTCTCGGAGGAAGTGCCGGCGCGCTTCATCACGACGCGTCCGCAGATAAACATACTGAAAGCGCACGCCAGCGTCGTGGGAGAGACTCCGAAGCCAAGTTTTGCCGCTCCGACGGTGAATAACATCGGGAATTTGTCGCAGGCCGCACCGCCACCAGTTCCGGGACCTCCGCAACCGAAACCAACTCCCGTTGCGGcccctccaccaccgccgagCGGTATCGGTATGCCGTACAACTTGCATCCTAACCATAAAGCCATAACCTCGCCACCACCGCCGTATACGGAGATGCCGAAGCCTCCACAGCATCGCACCGCTTGCGTCCTGCTGCCCGTAATCAAACCTCGACAGTACCATCCACCACCTCCTCCCACGATGCCCCGGCAAccgcctcctccaccaccgccgcaCTTGCAGGCCACGGTCTACACGAGCCAGCTGGCCCGGTCCCAGATCGAGCTGTTCCAGCGGCAAATGTTCAGCGACGTCGACTACGTGATCTACCCGATCCAGGACCCGTCGATCAGCCAGCAGGAGTACCTCGACGCCAAGCAGGGCTCGATCCTGGCCGCGATGGCCCAAagcccgccgccgccgccctaCCTAGCCTACCACACGGTTCGGGCGCACAATCGCAGCTGGGACGCGTGCAAAAACCACGCCATCTACCGCAGCACGCCGTACCTCTCGATGGCGCTGTCCTCCAACTCGCGCTACGCCTCGACGCAGAACCTCTCCGACACGTACGTCCAGCTGCCCGGCGCCTACTCGCCCCTCTACAGCCCGTCGGTGGCAAGTCTCTGCTCGTCCTACGacccaccgccgccgcctccgTTGCGTCCCCGGCCACTCGCCTCCTCCAAGGCGTCCGGGTCGATCCCATCGAACGGACACGGAGTCCCGCTGGCGGCCGGTTCCCCCGCCCTTTTCGCCCGCTCCCGCTCGGACGACAACATTCTCAACTCGGTCGAAAGCACGCCGAAGATACGCCGGCATCCCCCGCCGCCCCCTCCACCCCCGTACGAGAGTAAGAAAGCCATCCGGAAGCCGCCGCTGCCGTTGCCCCTGCCGACGCAAGCGCCTCCCCCACCGACGCCGGCACATACCGCCGGCATGCTAGCCATGAAGCCACCGGCTGCCATTCCCCCGCCATCACAAACATCGTTTATTAACCCCGAACGACCACCGGAAG TGCCCGCCAAACCGACACCCCCGAAACCGAGTGGACCGAGTGCGAAGCTGCAGGCGCAGATGAAGAAGCAGTACCCGGACTTCGACCTCAGCACGCTGACGGGCTCTAGCTCGAGCGCTGCCGCAACCGATCGCACCTCGATcgacatcaaaacgttgcgcGAGAAGAGCAAACATCTCGATCTGCCCCTCATCTCGGCCCTCATGCACGATCAGTCGCTGCTGAAGCAAACGCGTGCCTTCGTCATGCCGAAGCATCCGAAGCAGACGAACGGCAACGGGGCGCGCTTGGCAAACGGAACCGCTGGATCGAACGGTCCCTCGGCGACGGTCACTTCCGCCGCAACGATGAACGGTGATTCAACGCCGTGTGTCCCCAACGGAGgcagtggtggtgttggtggaggTTCACCACCGGGAGCTAATCAGCCcggtaacaacaacaacaacaacagtcaGTCACCCAAAGCCAAGTACCCGGTGTCGGGCCTTTCGACGACGCAGCTGGCGAAGCCACGCAAAACGTCCGCCAGCCATCGCCATCCGAACGATAAGCTTCCGCCGCTGCCGGGACAGACGGGACCGACGGCCGAGGGTAACAACTACGTCATGGACCCGACGCCGACGCCGATCAAGCAGAAGAGCTTCAGCTCATCACAACCCAGTGCCTAG
- the LOC131266907 gene encoding neutral and basic amino acid transport protein rBAT-like: MNHLQISTDPTLLGADLLPESLTTSPSVSTFLPEEDASTCLLLPETPSPPLDFSHPLTPSMGNPGDNLPCDSVTGGDDPAAETSSSSGSSGIGMVGPVGAAAGNLFSHNTYQHLRKKSDVAKAGQDGSMHHAAILGIAVTKDMPGFVHWNWPLIRKCTFFAFLAVIVAMVGIVVAMIATLPKFCNPDTAWYKGSVFYEVFPASFQDTNEDGLGDIRGLIGRAEYFKSLGIGAVRLNSIFPSKHYPDHFQEITTLTDVDEVLGKVEDIQKLAATLHERNISLVLDLPIYPFLDRLSRSTIDLDRLPNRTDGDMVTSEFLRLSRSVEARSDGTIVSDVVRFWLTRTGVDGFYVKGLEHFAEDPLLVENVKEWKYLLGPERVLIVGQKLVEKLPESVVHDVLSQVDLVDVYLDVSNGTDGIGKTVQDAIKGRLLRGEDHPWIHWSLGSVSERRMTSGLSPNATLAATLMELTLPGTPSIFYGDEISLEEVHDPKGEHGDSQHLHHLATMVWDGSQNQFTSRASLPWMPRSASASLHHLDYVIEAIALRKRSPSIYLNAVVKEGKRLPNADVKSNQNEILVVQRWYPRRHSFATIANLGQKRVSLDLTAMFYSGEIVAGSSLKHERVYFDHFEINPLETIVVKLHK, from the exons atgaatcaCCTTCAAATATCCACCGACCCGACGCTGCTCGGGGCGGACCTGCTGCCGGAGTCGCTAACAACGTCGCCCTCGGTATCGACGTTCCTGCCGGAGGAGGACGCTTCCACCTGTCTGCTGCTGCCGGAAACCCCCAGCCCACCGTTGGACTTTTCCCACCCGCTGACGCCGAGCATGGGCAACCCGGGGGACAATCTGCCGTGCGATTCGGTGACCGGCGGGGACGACCCGGCGGCCGAAACGAGCAGCTCGTCCGGCAGTTCCGGGATCGGTATGGTCGGGCCGGTAGGGGCCGCCGCTGGCAATCTGTTCAGCCACAACACCTACCAGCATCTGCGCAAGAAGAGTGACGTCGCGAAGGCAGGCCAGGACGGGTCGATGCATCACGCGGCCATTCTGGGCATCGCTGTGACGAAGGATATGCCCGGGTTCGTGCACTGGAACTGGCCGCTTATACGCAAGTGTACCTTCTTTGCGTTCCTCGCCGTGATTGTCGCCATGGTGGGCATCGTGGTGGCCATGATTGCGACCTTGCCGAAGTTCTGCAATCCAGA CACCGCTTGGTACAAGGGATCCGTGTTCTACGAGGTCTTTCCCGCCAGCTTTCAGGACACAAACGAGGACGGGTTGGGCGATATTCGGGGACTGATCGGGCGTGCGGAGTACTTCAAATCCCTCGGCATCGGTGCAGTCCGTTTGAACTCAATCTTTCCCTCCAAGCACTACCCGGACCACTTCCAGGAGATAACAACGCTGACGGACGTCGATGAGGTGCTGGGAAAGGTGGAGGACATCCAGAAGTTGGCCGCCACGCTGCACGAGCGTAACATTTCGCTCGTGCTGGATCTTCCCATCTATCCCTTCCTCGACCGGCTCAGTCGCTCGACGATCGACCTCGATCGTTTGCCGAATCGCACCGATGGCGATATGGTTACGAGCGAGTTCCTGCGACTTTCACGGTCGGTTGAAGCTCGCAGTGATGGAACAATCGTCTCCGATGTGGTACGCTTCTGGCTCACCCGGACCGGCGTCGATGGGTTCTACGTGAAGGGTCTGGAACACTTTGCCGAAGATCCGCTGTTGGTGGAGAACGTTAAGGAGTGGAAGTACCTGCTCGGACCGGAGCGTGTTTTGATCGTAGGCCAAAAGCTGGTGGAGAAGCTGCCGGAGAGTGTCGTCCATGACGTGCTGTCGCAGGTCGATTTGGTCGATGTGTATCTGGATGTGAGCAACGGAACGGATGGGATCGGCAAAACAGTGCAGGACGCTATAAAGGGTCGGCTGTTGCGTGGTGAGGATCATCCGTGGATCCACTGGAGCTTGGGTAGTGTTTCGGAGCGCCGGATGACGTCGGGTCTCAGCCCAAATGCGACACTTGCTGCCACCCTCATGGAACTAACCTTACCCGGTACACCCAGCATCTTCTATGGTGATGAAATTTCGCTCGAGGAAGTACACGACCCGAAGGGAGAGCACGGAGACTCGCAACATCTGCACCATTTGGCCACGATGGTATGGGATGGGTCACAGAATCAGTTTACGAGCCGTGCATCGCTACCGTGGATGCCACGCAGTGCGTCCGCTTCGCTGCACCACCTGGACTACGTGATCGAAGCGATCGCGCTCCGGAAACGGTCACCCTCGATCTATTTGAACGCGGTTGTGAAGGAGGGGAAGAGGCTACCGAACGCCGACGTGAAATCGAATCAGAACGAAATCCTCGTCGTACAGCGATGGTACCCGCGCCGGCACTCGTTCGCCACCATCGCCAATCTGGGCCAGAAGCGAGTCTCGCTCGATCTGACCGCCATGTTCTACAGTGGGGAAATCGTTGCCGGATCGTCGCTCAAACATGAGCGAGTATATTTCGACCACTTCGAGATAAACCCACTGGAGACGATCGTAGTGAAACTACACAAGTAA
- the LOC131262740 gene encoding coiled-coil domain-containing protein 40-like, producing the protein MNPESDQNSISVQADAFNESIADRVGVLETDHPLLERFQAALKAHLVKVKDQLEEEVAELNHRLEQNEKESEEVGAELYDLQEEIDNQKELLEIYGKEILELSIRRQEEEKQAAKYRKEYEEHMVTMKEFHRTHKEHLMELENLTVLESEFAKWAQEIKDEIAVAKRVASKDAKDRLAAADEKRKMDLLVLNLGNEVKRKDHELEAIEDQIKEQDEKRETICRSLADANSDLEALQHEHKRVSQAWGEVIVAIQQRDRVLVKTKDELESIYEEHKVIRSKTEITKKAAAKEMEQNEKLAGFKNRIQGDIFSLEKQVRKEQEDEDKLKRDLDHYALILEQTEADILKAQQEGLLIENHLKSLRQTLEKQNRKKFELEEQILELLQDQLTTDKAGQSQGKLLQSTKEKRDELDISMTSTENQLSEVLLELEKWRAIVENSKEVLKEAKEEHDKMDAEANKVNEDIKLVKETIAAKLRKIDTLNRELEQLITKAGGQEMNPDELKLLDVQQDIVEMDGKIKEAEASWLKLQSSVKALSEKRSQQLDEINYSRKKLLLAEQKAIKIESQLEEVMNENREIVRSLAALNTRLDNASLDLFKTRRVHEKEEQECEVAHHQATERLREAEMAVLNLEQELKDLGKEIDECKQEVLEKHREALSWETKCKMSAEAKKFRDEETTQNSEIGIMKAEIHRMQVRFGQLKRLQEKLVHDLENTVQHRENIFESVNAREKVFGGKFKTRSTMQHKINELKNKMKVVFSEISQAEKSLIEIDTAQKLLQAEIENKKHQIEEEKLQTNLIRAETEQASLLKQENLDYIVRHQYRARRYRALANAQQLPKFRNEILIQADLQRQREVNENIVAVVETLQQDFPVQKFNLNKILQSLK; encoded by the exons ATGAACCCAGAAAGTGATCAAAATAGTATCAGCGTCCAGGCGGATGCTTTTAACGAATCCATTGCCGACCGGGTCGGTGTACTAGAAACGGATCACCCGCTGTTGGAAAGATTCCAGGCGGCTCTGAAGGCTCACCTGGTGAAGGTTAAAGATCAgttggaggaggaggtggccGAGCTGAACCATCGTCTGGagcaaaatgaaaaggaaTCCGAAGAGGTCGGCGCAGAACTGTACGATTTGCAGGAGGAAATCGATAACCAGAAGGAGCTTCTCGAAATTTACGGTAAAGAAATTTTGGAACTCTCCATTCGGCGTCaggaggaagaaaagcaaGCAGCCAAGTACCGGAAGGAGTACGAAGAGCACATGGTGACGATGAAGGAGTTTCACAGAACCCACAAGGAGCACCTGATGGAGCTGGAAAATCTGACCGTGCTGGAGAGTGAGTTCGCCAAATGGGCACAGGAGATCAAGGACGAGATTGCGGTGGCGAAACGGGTCGCTAGCAAGGACGCGAAAGATCGTCTCGCCGCGGCAGACGAGAAACGAAAGATGGATTTGCTCGTGCTCAACCTCGGCAACGAGGTCAAACGGAAGGACCACGAGTTAGAAGCGATCGAGGATCAAATCAAGGAGCAGGATGAAAAACGGGAGACGATTTGCCGCAGCCTTGCCGACGCCAATTCCGATCTCGAGGCGTTGCAGCACGAGCACAAGCGTGTATCCCAGGCATGGGGTGAAGTAATAGTGGCCATTCAGCAACGCGACCGGGTGCTGGTTAAGACCAAAGACGAACTGGAATCGATTTACGAGGAACATAAAGTGATTAGAAGCAAAACGGAAATCACCAAAAAGGCAGCCGCGAAGGAAATGGAGCAGAACGAAAAGTTGGCCGGATTCAAGAATCGCATCCAGGGCGATATCTTTTCACTGGAGAAGCAGGTACGCAAAGAGCAGGAGGACGAGGACAAGCTGAAGCGTGATCTCGACCACTACGCCCTGATTCTGGAGCAAACGGAAGCGGACATACTGAAAGCGCAGCAGGAAGGTTTGTTGATCGAGAATCACCTGAAGTCTCTTCGGCAAACGCTGGAGAAACAGAACCGCAAGAAGTTCGAGCTGGAGGAACAGATCCTTGAACTGCTGCAAGACCAGCTGACCACCGACAAGGCGGGGCAGTCGCAAGGAAAGCTTCTGCAGAGTACGAAAGAAAAGCGGGACGAACTTGACATCTCCATGACGAGCACGGAGAACCAGCTGTCGGAGGTGTTGTTGGAGTTGGAAAAATGGCGTGCAATCGTAGAAAACTCCAAGGAAGTCCTTAAGGAGGCAAAG GAAGAACACGACAAAATGGATGCAGAGGCGAACAAGGTCAACGAAGATATCAAGCTGGTAAAGGAAACAATTGCGGCGAAGCTGCGCAAAATAGACACGCTGAACCGCGAACTGGAGCAGTTGATCACCAAAGCGGGCGGCCAGGAGATGAATCCGGACGAGTTGAAGCTGCTCGACGTCCAGCAAGACATCGTCGAGATGGACGGTAAGATCAAGGAGGCCGAAGCGTCATGGTTGAAGCTTCAATCGAGCGTAAAAGCGTTATCGGAGAAACGCTCGCAGCAGCTGGATGAGATTAATTACTCCAGAAAGA AGCTGCTGCTCGCGGAACAGAAAGCGATCAAGATCGAGTCCCAGCTCGAGGAGGTGATGAATGAAAACCGGGAGATTGTGCGTTCACTAGCGGCTCTCAACACTCGGCTCGATAACGCCAGCCTGGATCTGTTCAAGACGCGCCGGGTGCACGAGAAAGAGGAACAGGAATGCGAGGTGGCGCACCATCAGGCGACGGAACGGCTGCGGGAAGCCGAGATGGCTGTGCTGAATCTGGAGCAGGAACTGAAGGACCTCGGCAAGGAGATCGACGAGTGCAAGCAGGAGGTACTGGAGAAACACCGCGAGGCACTGTCGTGGGAAACGAAGTGTAAAATGTCGGCCGAGGCTAAAAAGTTCCGCGACGaggaaacaacacaaaacagcGAGATCGGCATCATGAAGGCGGAAATTCATCGTATGCAGGTCCGCTTTGGGCAGCTGAAACGCCTGCAGGAGAAGCTGGTACATGACCTAGAGAACACGGTCCAGCACCGGGAAAACATCTTTGAGTCGGTCAACGCACgggagaaggtgtttggagGGAAGTTTAAGACTCGCTCCACCATGCAGCACAAGATCAAcgagttgaaaaataaaatgaaggtCGTTTTTTCG GAAATTTCCCAGGCGGAAAAGAGTCTTATCGAGATCGATACCGCCCAGAAGCTGCTGCAGGCTGAGATAGAAAACAAGAAGCACCAGATCGAGGAGGAAAAGCTGCAGACGAACCTCATCCGGGCGGAAACGGAACAGGCGTCGTTACTGAAGCAGGAAAATTTGGACTACATCGTCCGTCATCAGTACCGTGCGCGGCGCTATCGAGCCCTCGCGAACGCACAGCAACTTCCAAAGTTTCGCAACGAAATACTTATTCAGGCGGACTTGCAGCGTCAGCGAGAGGTGAACGAGAACATCGTGGCGGTAGTAGAAACGCTTCAGCAGGACTTTCCAGTGCAGAAGTTTAACCTCAATAAGATTCTTCAGTCGTTGAAGTGA